In Xyrauchen texanus isolate HMW12.3.18 chromosome 32, RBS_HiC_50CHRs, whole genome shotgun sequence, the following proteins share a genomic window:
- the LOC127626017 gene encoding thrombospondin-4-like isoform X4, which yields MLCTLLFSCSLYLHSTLVSSQGISRDGEIIKQIKGTNMELAEIKELLKQQIQEMVFLKNTVAECEACMRPAAPQPSCVPNPCHTGVECIMTTGGIRCGRCPEGMKGNGTHCTDIDECAVLPCHMGVRCINTSPGFRCGPCPAGYMGPQVQGIGLAYASANKQVCTDINECENSNGGCIENSNCINTPGSFRCGRCKPGFVGDQVQGCKPERSCGNGQPNPCHASAECIIHRDEQIECACGVGWAGNGYLCGPDTDIDGFPDEKLECVERNCAKDNCLTVPNSGQEDADYDNIGDACDDDADGDGILNTEDNCVLVPNLNQKNIDQDEYGDACDNCRLVKNNDQKDTDGDGQGDECDDDIDGDGIKNDKDNCKKVPNRDQKDRDGDNVGDACDSCPYIRNPDQLDVDNDLIGDPCDTNKDSDGDGHQDSRDNCPAVINSSQLDTDKDGIGDECDDDDDNDGIPDLLPPGPDNCRLIPNPLQEDFDGDGIGNVCEKDFDNDTVSDIIDVCPENAEVTLTDFRTYQTVVLDPEGDAQIDPNWVVLNQGREIVQTMNSDPGLAVGYTAFNGVDFEGTFHVNTETDDDYAGFIFGYQDSSSFYVVMWKQVEQIYWQANPFRAVAEPGIQLKAVKSDTGPGENLRNSLWHTGDSTNQVKLLWKDARNVGWKDKTSYRWFLQHRPQEGYIRVRFYEGPQMVADTGIIIDTTMRGGRLGVFCFSQENIIWANLRYRCNDTIPEDYETFITQQIQLF from the exons ATGGAGAGATTATCAAACAAATTAAAGGCACAAACATGGAGCTCGCCGAGATCAAGGAACTACTGAAACAACAG ATACAGGAAATGGTTTTCCTGAAGAATACAGTTGCGGAGTGTGAAGCCT GTATGAGACCAGCAGCTCCACAGCCCTCATGTGTGCCCAACCCCTGCCACACTGGTGTTGAATGCATTATGACAACTGGTGGCATAAGGTGTGGCCGGTGCCCTGAGGGCATGAAAGGAAATGGAACTCACTGCACAGATATTGATGAG TGTGCTGTATTGCCATGTCACATGGGGGTGAGATGCATTAACACATCACCTGGTTTCCGCTGTGGCCCCTGTCCTGCTGGGTACATGGGCCCTCAGGTGCAGGGGATCGGACTTGCCTATGCATCTGCCAATAAACAg GTCTGCACAGACATCAATGAGTGTGAGAACTCAAACGGTGGCTGCATAGAGAACTCCAACTGTATCAACACGCCG GGCTCTTTTCGATGTGGCCGCTGTAAGCCTGGTTTTGTAGGGGATCAGGTGCAAGGCTGTAAACCTGAGCGGTCGTGTGGCAATGGGCAGCCCAATCCATGCCATGCCAGCGCAGAATGCATCATTCACCGCGATGAACAAATAGAATGTGCG TGTGGAGTTGGCTGGGCTGGGAATGGATACTTATGTGGACCAGACACTGATATTGATGGCTTCCCTGATGAAAAACTGGAATGCGTAGAGAGAAACTGCGCAAag GACAATTGCCTCACTGTTCCAAACTCCGGCCAAGAGGATGCAGATTATGATAACATCGGTGATGCATGTGATGATGATGCTGATGGAGATGGGATCCTAAACACAGAG GACAACTGTGTGCTCGTCCCTAATTTAAATCAGAAGAATATTGACCAGGATGAGTATGGAGACGCTTGTGATAACTGCCGTCTGGTCAAAAATAATGACCAGAAGGACACGGATGGTGATGGTCAGGGTGACGAATGTGATGACGACATTGATGGGGATG GAATAAAAAATGATAAGGATAACTGCAAAAAGGTGCCAAACCGTGATCAGAAAGATCGAGATGGTGATAATGTAGGTGATGCTTGTGACAGCTGTCCCTACATTCGGAACCCTGATCAG CTGGATGTGGACAATGACTTGATTGGCGATCCTTGTGACACCAACAAAGACAG TGATGGAGATGGACATCAGGATTCTCGAGACAACTGTCCTGCAGTTATTAACAGCTCCCAGCTGGACACAGACAAGGATGGCATTGGAGATgaatgtgatgatgatgatgacaacgATGGCATTCCAGATCTCCTTCCACCTGGACCAGATAACTGCCGTCTGATCCCAAACCCACTCCAGGAGGACTTTGATG GTGATGGCATTGGCAACGTTTGCGAGAAAGACTTTGACAATGACACGGTTAGCGACATCATTGATGTTTGCCCTGAGAATGCTGAGGTTACTCTCACTGACTTCAGAACCTACCAGACTGTGGTTCTGGATCCAGAGGGCGATGCACAGATCGATCCGAACTGGGTGGTGCTCAATCAG GGAAGAGAGATTGTTCAAACCATGAACAGTGACCCTGGACTGGCTGTAG GCTACACAGCATTCAATGGTGTGGACTTTGAAGGGACATTTCATGTGAATACTGAGACGGATGATGACTATGCAGGCTTCATTTTTGGCTATCAGGACAGCTCTAGCTTCTATGTGGTAATGTGGAAGCAGGTCGAGCAGATCTACTGGCAAGCCAATCCTTTCAGAGCCGTAGCTGAGCCTGGAATCCAGCTTAAG GCAGTGAAATCAGACACAGGTCCTGGAGAGAACCTGCGCAACTCACTCTGGCACACAGGTGACTCAACCAACCAGGTGAAACTCTTGTGGAAAGATGCCAGAAatgttggctggaaagacaagacCTCCTACCGTTGGTTCCTACAGCACAGACCCCAGGAAGGATATATCAG GGTCCGGTTCTATGAAGGTCCGCAGATGGTGGCAGACACAGGAATTATCATCGACACAACCATGAGAGGAGGCAGACTGGGAGTTTTCTGCTTCTCTCAGGAGAACATAATTTGGGCCAACCTGCGCTACCGATGCAATG ATACCATCCCTGAAGACTATGAGACATTTATTACCCAGCAGATCCAACTTTTTTAA
- the LOC127626017 gene encoding thrombospondin-4-like isoform X2: MQQNNPSDFTFFTTDGEIIKQIKGTNMELAEIKELLKQQIQEMVFLKNTVAECEACGLKFFILRCPSAGMRPAAPQPSCVPNPCHTGVECIMTTGGIRCGRCPEGMKGNGTHCTDIDECAVLPCHMGVRCINTSPGFRCGPCPAGYMGPQVQGIGLAYASANKQVCTDINECENSNGGCIENSNCINTPGSFRCGRCKPGFVGDQVQGCKPERSCGNGQPNPCHASAECIIHRDEQIECACGVGWAGNGYLCGPDTDIDGFPDEKLECVERNCAKDNCLTVPNSGQEDADYDNIGDACDDDADGDGILNTEDNCVLVPNLNQKNIDQDEYGDACDNCRLVKNNDQKDTDGDGQGDECDDDIDGDGIKNDKDNCKKVPNRDQKDRDGDNVGDACDSCPYIRNPDQLDVDNDLIGDPCDTNKDSDGDGHQDSRDNCPAVINSSQLDTDKDGIGDECDDDDDNDGIPDLLPPGPDNCRLIPNPLQEDFDGDGIGNVCEKDFDNDTVSDIIDVCPENAEVTLTDFRTYQTVVLDPEGDAQIDPNWVVLNQGREIVQTMNSDPGLAVGYTAFNGVDFEGTFHVNTETDDDYAGFIFGYQDSSSFYVVMWKQVEQIYWQANPFRAVAEPGIQLKAVKSDTGPGENLRNSLWHTGDSTNQVKLLWKDARNVGWKDKTSYRWFLQHRPQEGYIRVRFYEGPQMVADTGIIIDTTMRGGRLGVFCFSQENIIWANLRYRCNDTIPEDYETFITQQIQLF; this comes from the exons ATGCAGCAAAATAATCCTTCTGATTTCACATTCTTTACTACAGATGGAGAGATTATCAAACAAATTAAAGGCACAAACATGGAGCTCGCCGAGATCAAGGAACTACTGAAACAACAG ATACAGGAAATGGTTTTCCTGAAGAATACAGTTGCGGAGTGTGAAGCCTGTG GTTTGAAATTCTTTATCTTGCGGTGTCCCTCTGCAGGTATGAGACCAGCAGCTCCACAGCCCTCATGTGTGCCCAACCCCTGCCACACTGGTGTTGAATGCATTATGACAACTGGTGGCATAAGGTGTGGCCGGTGCCCTGAGGGCATGAAAGGAAATGGAACTCACTGCACAGATATTGATGAG TGTGCTGTATTGCCATGTCACATGGGGGTGAGATGCATTAACACATCACCTGGTTTCCGCTGTGGCCCCTGTCCTGCTGGGTACATGGGCCCTCAGGTGCAGGGGATCGGACTTGCCTATGCATCTGCCAATAAACAg GTCTGCACAGACATCAATGAGTGTGAGAACTCAAACGGTGGCTGCATAGAGAACTCCAACTGTATCAACACGCCG GGCTCTTTTCGATGTGGCCGCTGTAAGCCTGGTTTTGTAGGGGATCAGGTGCAAGGCTGTAAACCTGAGCGGTCGTGTGGCAATGGGCAGCCCAATCCATGCCATGCCAGCGCAGAATGCATCATTCACCGCGATGAACAAATAGAATGTGCG TGTGGAGTTGGCTGGGCTGGGAATGGATACTTATGTGGACCAGACACTGATATTGATGGCTTCCCTGATGAAAAACTGGAATGCGTAGAGAGAAACTGCGCAAag GACAATTGCCTCACTGTTCCAAACTCCGGCCAAGAGGATGCAGATTATGATAACATCGGTGATGCATGTGATGATGATGCTGATGGAGATGGGATCCTAAACACAGAG GACAACTGTGTGCTCGTCCCTAATTTAAATCAGAAGAATATTGACCAGGATGAGTATGGAGACGCTTGTGATAACTGCCGTCTGGTCAAAAATAATGACCAGAAGGACACGGATGGTGATGGTCAGGGTGACGAATGTGATGACGACATTGATGGGGATG GAATAAAAAATGATAAGGATAACTGCAAAAAGGTGCCAAACCGTGATCAGAAAGATCGAGATGGTGATAATGTAGGTGATGCTTGTGACAGCTGTCCCTACATTCGGAACCCTGATCAG CTGGATGTGGACAATGACTTGATTGGCGATCCTTGTGACACCAACAAAGACAG TGATGGAGATGGACATCAGGATTCTCGAGACAACTGTCCTGCAGTTATTAACAGCTCCCAGCTGGACACAGACAAGGATGGCATTGGAGATgaatgtgatgatgatgatgacaacgATGGCATTCCAGATCTCCTTCCACCTGGACCAGATAACTGCCGTCTGATCCCAAACCCACTCCAGGAGGACTTTGATG GTGATGGCATTGGCAACGTTTGCGAGAAAGACTTTGACAATGACACGGTTAGCGACATCATTGATGTTTGCCCTGAGAATGCTGAGGTTACTCTCACTGACTTCAGAACCTACCAGACTGTGGTTCTGGATCCAGAGGGCGATGCACAGATCGATCCGAACTGGGTGGTGCTCAATCAG GGAAGAGAGATTGTTCAAACCATGAACAGTGACCCTGGACTGGCTGTAG GCTACACAGCATTCAATGGTGTGGACTTTGAAGGGACATTTCATGTGAATACTGAGACGGATGATGACTATGCAGGCTTCATTTTTGGCTATCAGGACAGCTCTAGCTTCTATGTGGTAATGTGGAAGCAGGTCGAGCAGATCTACTGGCAAGCCAATCCTTTCAGAGCCGTAGCTGAGCCTGGAATCCAGCTTAAG GCAGTGAAATCAGACACAGGTCCTGGAGAGAACCTGCGCAACTCACTCTGGCACACAGGTGACTCAACCAACCAGGTGAAACTCTTGTGGAAAGATGCCAGAAatgttggctggaaagacaagacCTCCTACCGTTGGTTCCTACAGCACAGACCCCAGGAAGGATATATCAG GGTCCGGTTCTATGAAGGTCCGCAGATGGTGGCAGACACAGGAATTATCATCGACACAACCATGAGAGGAGGCAGACTGGGAGTTTTCTGCTTCTCTCAGGAGAACATAATTTGGGCCAACCTGCGCTACCGATGCAATG ATACCATCCCTGAAGACTATGAGACATTTATTACCCAGCAGATCCAACTTTTTTAA
- the LOC127626017 gene encoding thrombospondin-4-like isoform X3 codes for MLCTLLFSCSLYLHSTLVSSQGISRDGEIIKQIKGTNMELAEIKELLKQQIQEMVFLKNTVAECEACGMRPAAPQPSCVPNPCHTGVECIMTTGGIRCGRCPEGMKGNGTHCTDIDECAVLPCHMGVRCINTSPGFRCGPCPAGYMGPQVQGIGLAYASANKQVCTDINECENSNGGCIENSNCINTPGSFRCGRCKPGFVGDQVQGCKPERSCGNGQPNPCHASAECIIHRDEQIECACGVGWAGNGYLCGPDTDIDGFPDEKLECVERNCAKDNCLTVPNSGQEDADYDNIGDACDDDADGDGILNTEDNCVLVPNLNQKNIDQDEYGDACDNCRLVKNNDQKDTDGDGQGDECDDDIDGDGIKNDKDNCKKVPNRDQKDRDGDNVGDACDSCPYIRNPDQLDVDNDLIGDPCDTNKDSDGDGHQDSRDNCPAVINSSQLDTDKDGIGDECDDDDDNDGIPDLLPPGPDNCRLIPNPLQEDFDGDGIGNVCEKDFDNDTVSDIIDVCPENAEVTLTDFRTYQTVVLDPEGDAQIDPNWVVLNQGREIVQTMNSDPGLAVGYTAFNGVDFEGTFHVNTETDDDYAGFIFGYQDSSSFYVVMWKQVEQIYWQANPFRAVAEPGIQLKAVKSDTGPGENLRNSLWHTGDSTNQVKLLWKDARNVGWKDKTSYRWFLQHRPQEGYIRVRFYEGPQMVADTGIIIDTTMRGGRLGVFCFSQENIIWANLRYRCNDTIPEDYETFITQQIQLF; via the exons ATGGAGAGATTATCAAACAAATTAAAGGCACAAACATGGAGCTCGCCGAGATCAAGGAACTACTGAAACAACAG ATACAGGAAATGGTTTTCCTGAAGAATACAGTTGCGGAGTGTGAAGCCTGTG GTATGAGACCAGCAGCTCCACAGCCCTCATGTGTGCCCAACCCCTGCCACACTGGTGTTGAATGCATTATGACAACTGGTGGCATAAGGTGTGGCCGGTGCCCTGAGGGCATGAAAGGAAATGGAACTCACTGCACAGATATTGATGAG TGTGCTGTATTGCCATGTCACATGGGGGTGAGATGCATTAACACATCACCTGGTTTCCGCTGTGGCCCCTGTCCTGCTGGGTACATGGGCCCTCAGGTGCAGGGGATCGGACTTGCCTATGCATCTGCCAATAAACAg GTCTGCACAGACATCAATGAGTGTGAGAACTCAAACGGTGGCTGCATAGAGAACTCCAACTGTATCAACACGCCG GGCTCTTTTCGATGTGGCCGCTGTAAGCCTGGTTTTGTAGGGGATCAGGTGCAAGGCTGTAAACCTGAGCGGTCGTGTGGCAATGGGCAGCCCAATCCATGCCATGCCAGCGCAGAATGCATCATTCACCGCGATGAACAAATAGAATGTGCG TGTGGAGTTGGCTGGGCTGGGAATGGATACTTATGTGGACCAGACACTGATATTGATGGCTTCCCTGATGAAAAACTGGAATGCGTAGAGAGAAACTGCGCAAag GACAATTGCCTCACTGTTCCAAACTCCGGCCAAGAGGATGCAGATTATGATAACATCGGTGATGCATGTGATGATGATGCTGATGGAGATGGGATCCTAAACACAGAG GACAACTGTGTGCTCGTCCCTAATTTAAATCAGAAGAATATTGACCAGGATGAGTATGGAGACGCTTGTGATAACTGCCGTCTGGTCAAAAATAATGACCAGAAGGACACGGATGGTGATGGTCAGGGTGACGAATGTGATGACGACATTGATGGGGATG GAATAAAAAATGATAAGGATAACTGCAAAAAGGTGCCAAACCGTGATCAGAAAGATCGAGATGGTGATAATGTAGGTGATGCTTGTGACAGCTGTCCCTACATTCGGAACCCTGATCAG CTGGATGTGGACAATGACTTGATTGGCGATCCTTGTGACACCAACAAAGACAG TGATGGAGATGGACATCAGGATTCTCGAGACAACTGTCCTGCAGTTATTAACAGCTCCCAGCTGGACACAGACAAGGATGGCATTGGAGATgaatgtgatgatgatgatgacaacgATGGCATTCCAGATCTCCTTCCACCTGGACCAGATAACTGCCGTCTGATCCCAAACCCACTCCAGGAGGACTTTGATG GTGATGGCATTGGCAACGTTTGCGAGAAAGACTTTGACAATGACACGGTTAGCGACATCATTGATGTTTGCCCTGAGAATGCTGAGGTTACTCTCACTGACTTCAGAACCTACCAGACTGTGGTTCTGGATCCAGAGGGCGATGCACAGATCGATCCGAACTGGGTGGTGCTCAATCAG GGAAGAGAGATTGTTCAAACCATGAACAGTGACCCTGGACTGGCTGTAG GCTACACAGCATTCAATGGTGTGGACTTTGAAGGGACATTTCATGTGAATACTGAGACGGATGATGACTATGCAGGCTTCATTTTTGGCTATCAGGACAGCTCTAGCTTCTATGTGGTAATGTGGAAGCAGGTCGAGCAGATCTACTGGCAAGCCAATCCTTTCAGAGCCGTAGCTGAGCCTGGAATCCAGCTTAAG GCAGTGAAATCAGACACAGGTCCTGGAGAGAACCTGCGCAACTCACTCTGGCACACAGGTGACTCAACCAACCAGGTGAAACTCTTGTGGAAAGATGCCAGAAatgttggctggaaagacaagacCTCCTACCGTTGGTTCCTACAGCACAGACCCCAGGAAGGATATATCAG GGTCCGGTTCTATGAAGGTCCGCAGATGGTGGCAGACACAGGAATTATCATCGACACAACCATGAGAGGAGGCAGACTGGGAGTTTTCTGCTTCTCTCAGGAGAACATAATTTGGGCCAACCTGCGCTACCGATGCAATG ATACCATCCCTGAAGACTATGAGACATTTATTACCCAGCAGATCCAACTTTTTTAA
- the LOC127626017 gene encoding thrombospondin-4-like isoform X1 yields MQQNNPSDFTFFTTDGEIIKQIKGTNMELAEIKELLKQQIQEMVFLKNTVAECEACGDLKFFILRCPSAGMRPAAPQPSCVPNPCHTGVECIMTTGGIRCGRCPEGMKGNGTHCTDIDECAVLPCHMGVRCINTSPGFRCGPCPAGYMGPQVQGIGLAYASANKQVCTDINECENSNGGCIENSNCINTPGSFRCGRCKPGFVGDQVQGCKPERSCGNGQPNPCHASAECIIHRDEQIECACGVGWAGNGYLCGPDTDIDGFPDEKLECVERNCAKDNCLTVPNSGQEDADYDNIGDACDDDADGDGILNTEDNCVLVPNLNQKNIDQDEYGDACDNCRLVKNNDQKDTDGDGQGDECDDDIDGDGIKNDKDNCKKVPNRDQKDRDGDNVGDACDSCPYIRNPDQLDVDNDLIGDPCDTNKDSDGDGHQDSRDNCPAVINSSQLDTDKDGIGDECDDDDDNDGIPDLLPPGPDNCRLIPNPLQEDFDGDGIGNVCEKDFDNDTVSDIIDVCPENAEVTLTDFRTYQTVVLDPEGDAQIDPNWVVLNQGREIVQTMNSDPGLAVGYTAFNGVDFEGTFHVNTETDDDYAGFIFGYQDSSSFYVVMWKQVEQIYWQANPFRAVAEPGIQLKAVKSDTGPGENLRNSLWHTGDSTNQVKLLWKDARNVGWKDKTSYRWFLQHRPQEGYIRVRFYEGPQMVADTGIIIDTTMRGGRLGVFCFSQENIIWANLRYRCNDTIPEDYETFITQQIQLF; encoded by the exons ATGCAGCAAAATAATCCTTCTGATTTCACATTCTTTACTACAGATGGAGAGATTATCAAACAAATTAAAGGCACAAACATGGAGCTCGCCGAGATCAAGGAACTACTGAAACAACAG ATACAGGAAATGGTTTTCCTGAAGAATACAGTTGCGGAGTGTGAAGCCTGTGGTGA TTTGAAATTCTTTATCTTGCGGTGTCCCTCTGCAGGTATGAGACCAGCAGCTCCACAGCCCTCATGTGTGCCCAACCCCTGCCACACTGGTGTTGAATGCATTATGACAACTGGTGGCATAAGGTGTGGCCGGTGCCCTGAGGGCATGAAAGGAAATGGAACTCACTGCACAGATATTGATGAG TGTGCTGTATTGCCATGTCACATGGGGGTGAGATGCATTAACACATCACCTGGTTTCCGCTGTGGCCCCTGTCCTGCTGGGTACATGGGCCCTCAGGTGCAGGGGATCGGACTTGCCTATGCATCTGCCAATAAACAg GTCTGCACAGACATCAATGAGTGTGAGAACTCAAACGGTGGCTGCATAGAGAACTCCAACTGTATCAACACGCCG GGCTCTTTTCGATGTGGCCGCTGTAAGCCTGGTTTTGTAGGGGATCAGGTGCAAGGCTGTAAACCTGAGCGGTCGTGTGGCAATGGGCAGCCCAATCCATGCCATGCCAGCGCAGAATGCATCATTCACCGCGATGAACAAATAGAATGTGCG TGTGGAGTTGGCTGGGCTGGGAATGGATACTTATGTGGACCAGACACTGATATTGATGGCTTCCCTGATGAAAAACTGGAATGCGTAGAGAGAAACTGCGCAAag GACAATTGCCTCACTGTTCCAAACTCCGGCCAAGAGGATGCAGATTATGATAACATCGGTGATGCATGTGATGATGATGCTGATGGAGATGGGATCCTAAACACAGAG GACAACTGTGTGCTCGTCCCTAATTTAAATCAGAAGAATATTGACCAGGATGAGTATGGAGACGCTTGTGATAACTGCCGTCTGGTCAAAAATAATGACCAGAAGGACACGGATGGTGATGGTCAGGGTGACGAATGTGATGACGACATTGATGGGGATG GAATAAAAAATGATAAGGATAACTGCAAAAAGGTGCCAAACCGTGATCAGAAAGATCGAGATGGTGATAATGTAGGTGATGCTTGTGACAGCTGTCCCTACATTCGGAACCCTGATCAG CTGGATGTGGACAATGACTTGATTGGCGATCCTTGTGACACCAACAAAGACAG TGATGGAGATGGACATCAGGATTCTCGAGACAACTGTCCTGCAGTTATTAACAGCTCCCAGCTGGACACAGACAAGGATGGCATTGGAGATgaatgtgatgatgatgatgacaacgATGGCATTCCAGATCTCCTTCCACCTGGACCAGATAACTGCCGTCTGATCCCAAACCCACTCCAGGAGGACTTTGATG GTGATGGCATTGGCAACGTTTGCGAGAAAGACTTTGACAATGACACGGTTAGCGACATCATTGATGTTTGCCCTGAGAATGCTGAGGTTACTCTCACTGACTTCAGAACCTACCAGACTGTGGTTCTGGATCCAGAGGGCGATGCACAGATCGATCCGAACTGGGTGGTGCTCAATCAG GGAAGAGAGATTGTTCAAACCATGAACAGTGACCCTGGACTGGCTGTAG GCTACACAGCATTCAATGGTGTGGACTTTGAAGGGACATTTCATGTGAATACTGAGACGGATGATGACTATGCAGGCTTCATTTTTGGCTATCAGGACAGCTCTAGCTTCTATGTGGTAATGTGGAAGCAGGTCGAGCAGATCTACTGGCAAGCCAATCCTTTCAGAGCCGTAGCTGAGCCTGGAATCCAGCTTAAG GCAGTGAAATCAGACACAGGTCCTGGAGAGAACCTGCGCAACTCACTCTGGCACACAGGTGACTCAACCAACCAGGTGAAACTCTTGTGGAAAGATGCCAGAAatgttggctggaaagacaagacCTCCTACCGTTGGTTCCTACAGCACAGACCCCAGGAAGGATATATCAG GGTCCGGTTCTATGAAGGTCCGCAGATGGTGGCAGACACAGGAATTATCATCGACACAACCATGAGAGGAGGCAGACTGGGAGTTTTCTGCTTCTCTCAGGAGAACATAATTTGGGCCAACCTGCGCTACCGATGCAATG ATACCATCCCTGAAGACTATGAGACATTTATTACCCAGCAGATCCAACTTTTTTAA